The Nocardia sp. BMG51109 nucleotide sequence CGCACCCGAAGGACCGACACACAGCACGATGGCCGAGAACGACCCGACGAGCCCCGCGGCATCGGAACCCGCCATCGATCCCGACGAACTCGCGATCTGCCTCCGGGTGCTCGACCGAGCGGGACAGCTCGACAAGGACCACCCCGATTCGGTTGCCGTGCAGCGCGCCGTCGGGCACATGTTCAAGCAGCTCAAGCGCCGCCGCCGCGTAGCGGCCCGCGACGCCAAGACCTCCGCCGATCGCGCCGTCGTCGCCGGCACCGCCACCGGCTCACCGAACCGCATCGACGACGAGACCGCGGGAATCCCGCTGTCCTCGAACACCGTCGGCTCCAGCGCCGGCACGCTGACCCGGCCCCGCCCCTGCTACATCTGCAAACAGCGCTACACCCGGGTCGACTTCTTCTACCACCAGCTGTGTCCCGGCTGCGCCGCCCGCAACCACGCCAAGCGCGACGCCCGCACCGACCTCACCGGCCGCCGCGCCCTGCTCACCGGCGGCCGCGCCAAGATCGGCATGTATATCGCGCTGCGACTGCTCCGCGACGGCGCGCACACCACCATCACCACCCGATTCCCGCACGACGCCGTCCGCCGCTTCACGGCCGAGGAGGACAGCGCCGAATGGATCGGCCGCCTCCGCATCGTCGGCATCGATCTGCGCGACCCCGCCCAGGTGGTCGCGCTCGCCGACGACGTGGCGGCACAGGGCCCGCTCGACATCCTGATCAACAACGCCGCCCAGACGGTGCGCCGCTCCCCCGGCGCCTACGGCGCGCTCGTCGAGGCCGAATCCGGGCCGCTGCCCGCCGGCGAGCTGCCCGACACCGTCACCTTCGGCAAGACCATGCAACCGCACCCCACCGCCCTCACCGCATCCCTCGCCCCCGCCCTGTCCGCCGCCGACGTCACCGAACTGGCACTGCGCGCGGGATCGGCCACGCCCGAACGGATCTCGCGCGGCATCGCCATCGACGCCGGCGGCCTGGTCCCCGATCTCGCCCACACCAACAGCTGGGTGCAGACAGTCACCGAGGTCGACCCCACCGAGCTGCTCGAGGTGCAGC carries:
- a CDS encoding SDR family NAD(P)-dependent oxidoreductase; the protein is MAENDPTSPAASEPAIDPDELAICLRVLDRAGQLDKDHPDSVAVQRAVGHMFKQLKRRRRVAARDAKTSADRAVVAGTATGSPNRIDDETAGIPLSSNTVGSSAGTLTRPRPCYICKQRYTRVDFFYHQLCPGCAARNHAKRDARTDLTGRRALLTGGRAKIGMYIALRLLRDGAHTTITTRFPHDAVRRFTAEEDSAEWIGRLRIVGIDLRDPAQVVALADDVAAQGPLDILINNAAQTVRRSPGAYGALVEAESGPLPAGELPDTVTFGKTMQPHPTALTASLAPALSAADVTELALRAGSATPERISRGIAIDAGGLVPDLAHTNSWVQTVTEVDPTELLEVQLCNSVAPFLLVSRLRPAMSSAPARRKYVVNVSAMEGVFGRGYKGPGHPHTNMAKAALNMLTRTSAREMFEADRILMTAVDTGWITDERPHFTKVRLADEGFHAPLDLVDGAARVYDPIVRGEHGDDLFGCFLKDYEPSNW